In Strigops habroptila isolate Jane chromosome 14, bStrHab1.2.pri, whole genome shotgun sequence, one genomic interval encodes:
- the SUMO2 gene encoding small ubiquitin-related modifier 2 — translation MADEKPKEGVKTENNDHINLKVAGQDGSVVQFKIKRHTPLSKLMKAYCERQGLSMRQIRFRFDGQPINETDTPAQLEMEDEDTIDVFQQQTGGVY, via the exons GAAGGAGTGAAGACTGAAAACAATGACCACATTAATCTGAAGGTGGCAGGGCAAGATGGGTCTGTGGTGCAGTTTAAGATTAAGAGGCATACACCACTTAGCAAACTAATGAAAGCCTATTGTGAACGACAG GGGTTGTCAATGAGGCAAATCAGATTCCGGTTCGATGGGCAGCCTATTAATGAAACAGACACACCTGCACAG tTGGAAATGGAGGATGAAGATACAATTGATGTGTTCCAGCAGCAAACAGGAGGAGTTTACtaa